The nucleotide sequence GCTCCTACAAGATCCCACACTAAAACCGATAGTCCGTAATGAAATGGAGGACGACTCCTGAGCATAGCACATCAAAGTCCTAATCCCCGTCGTTTCTCCGCAAGGAATAATTAAAAAATGAAAACGAAACAACTCCTTATTTTAGGTGTTATTTTTGTTATTTTGGCAATCGTTGTCATTGTTACTGAGAACCCTTTTGGGAAGAGTGAGTACGAAAAGAAGATTGAAACATCAGCCCCTCTGTTCCCAAGCTTCGACAAAGAACAGGTTGTGAAAATAGAAATCACTGCCACAGGTGAAACTACAATGCTTTTAAAACAGAATGGTGGTTGGGTGGTAATTTCCATGGACAATTACCCCGCAGATAGCGAAGGTGTCACAGAATTACTCTCCAAGGTGGCGGAGTTTAAAAACACACAGCGCGTCTCCAATAACCCAGAAAAGCAGTCAGAATTTGAGGTAGATAGCACGGGTGTCGAAGCGAAATTGATGGATGTAAACGATAAGGTGTTAGCACATCTGTTTGTAGGGAAAACGACCCCCGGTTTTCTGAGTAGTTACGTGCGTCCCGCTGATTCCAACGATGTCTATGTAGCGCAGGGGTATCTCCAGTCTGTCTTTGATAAAGGCACACGTACGTGGAAGGATCGGACTATCTTCAATTTTAACAAAGGGATTGTTACACAGCTTAACATCATTTCACCGGAGGAGACGGTCGAACTGCGTCTCGATGCGGAGGGTGCATGGCAGATGCGCAAGCCTGTAGCCGCTGTTGCGAAAACGACAGAGGTTGACGCGCTTCTGACCACTTACAGCGAGTTGGACACGGACGATTTCGCTGAAGCGACGGATGACCTTGCTGAATACGGCTTAGGTACACCCCAATCTACCATTTCCGCTGTGCTCAACGATGGCACAACGGCAACCCTACACGTTGGGAAAGAGGAGGAGGGTAAACTTTACGTCAAACGGGACGACGCGGAGACTGTCTTCAGGCTTTTTAAGTCAAATGTGGATCGGCTCATAAAGAAATCCGATACGCTCAAGGCGGAGGAACCACCCGTAGGAGTTGCAACTGAGTAAACAAACCTATTAACGCATACAATATTGTGGTGCGGTTGCCGTACCAAAAGGAATGTATCGTGAAGAGATTAAAACTTTTATATTCGGGGTTGAGCGCATTAATTGCCATGACGCTCACTGGGTGCGAACCACAAATTATAGGACCTTTATTACAGTCGCAGGAGAGTGGAAAAATCCACGTGACAGGAAGTGGTTCGGTCGTCGGTGAACCGGATATAGCAACGCTGCATTTAGGTGTGTCTGTCGAGAAAAAGACGGTCGCAGAGGCACGGGAGGCAGCTGCCGTCGCAATGACAGCGGTGATAGACGCGCTGAAAGCCAGCGGCCTCGCTGAAAACGATATTCAAACGGAAAGATTTAGCATCTATCCACAGTATGACTACACGGACAATGGACGTGTCCTTCGTGGATATAGTGTGAACAACAGCGTCAGTGCCAAGGTGCGAGAATTAGAGAATCTCAGTGAGATCATTGATGCTGCTGCCGAAGCGGGTGGAGATATTATCGTTGTGAATTCTATCCGATTCATGATTGAAGACCCCACACCCCTGCAGACGCAGGCGCGTGGCTTAGCCGTGAAAAATGCAGAGTCAAAAGCGCAGACCTTAGCGGACGCGAGCGGTGTTACGCTCGGAAAACCCCTCACGATCAGCGAAACCTCGCACGCTACAAGTCCTCCGATCGCCTATGCTGAAGAAGCAGCATTCGCTGATGATAGTGCGCGCAGTAAAACCCCTATTGAAGCCGGTGAACTCACTGTCACCGTGAATATCACAATAGTCTATGAAATCGATTAACGTTCTCTCAACAATGCTGTAGGGACAGATCCAAGCCTGTTCCATTTTTCTTGAATTACAGGTGGAAGAGTCTATAGGGCTGACTTTATTAATCATCTACCAATAAACTCGTCTGAAAAATGAGGAATTTTCCATTAAAATGGTGTTGGAGAACAAAAATTTCCATCTGTGAAAATAACTCGCCACATTCCATTTCCTGAAAGGCTATCTTCATCTGGTCATGTTGTTGGTTCTGCTCGGTGTCGCCATGACATGGAACGGCAAAGTTCAATGTATTGTCCCCAATTTGGGGATACTGATTCGGATTCAAGATATTTGCGCCAGCCTTAACCTCGGTCATAATACGGAAACGCAGCCTTACTGAGGCATTATCCACATTTCTCGTTCTACTAAAGGTTTGCTGTTCACTAAGCAAATACAATTTCTCTTTCATTGATACTGATAAGGATTCTCCAAGTTCATTTAGTCGTTCCTCTAGGGCTTGGCTGAAAGACTCTGAAATCAAGGTTGAAACGGGAACCGTCTCAAAAAACTTTCCGTGAGTCAAGCAGGTTTTCACATTTGATTGTTTCCTACCGCGAATCAGATAAAAAACTTGGCGAATGGGTAAGGAAAGTATATTGTTTCCTGCTTCTTGCATCTGTGTTCGGATAGTGTTTGTTTTCCCTTCGGTTAAGGTCCTAATATCCTTCTCACCTGTCGGAATTGTTGAATTAAAGGAAGCCACCGAATATTTATTTTTGCTCTCCTTAAGCTCAATTAATTCCCCACCAGTAAACTGTTCATTATCGTTGTTGAGTTTAATGGCTAAGTCGGGAAATTTACCATCACCGACACAAGAAAGCATTTGTTCATCAAATGGGAAACTCTCAAGTTTCTTTTCTGAGAAGAATTCCTGTTTTTTCTCGCACAAATCGGCGAAAAAGTGATAAATTGAGTAAGTCATTTATTAATCTGATTCAAGAAAAGCCATTTGTTTGGTGGTGGGTCCATCGGAGGATGCGAATTTGCCGTTTAGCTTGTGTTCTCCCCAAATTGCTTCTAAGTCTGGGGTACATGTGTAGTCCTTGAAAAAGCGCGAGACATCGTCTGATTTTCTCTGTTCAGTGAGTCTATCTTGGATAAGCGTAACATTGCGAGAATCAAGTTCAATCCCTATCGAATGTCGTCCCAATTGTTCCGCTACAACCAATGTTGTCCCTGATCCGGCGAATGGGTCAAGGACGACATCACCTGGATTGGTGGAAGAGAGGATAATCCGAAGGAGCAGTTGAATGGGGGTCTGCTGTTTGTGCAAGCGATTCCCTGCGGCATCTCGTAAGGCTTCATCACCCGCAAAATAGCCGGAAGTCAATTCTCGGATGTCGTCCCACACATCAGTAACAAACATACCGTTTTCTCGGGCGTGTTTGTAATCTGCAGGCAGTGGTGGGTCGATGCGTAGACGGTGGAAAACCCGTGGCGTTTTGCCTTTCGTTGCAAACGCGATGACTTGGTAGTGTTTGCCAAAACGTTTCATTCCTGGCACTGCCGAAGTTTTCTTTTTCCAGATAATCAGATTTTGGAAAGTCCATCCTGTATCGCGTAAACATTGCAGGACGAATTCAGTATTCTTCTCGCGCTGCATGAAATAAATGGCTCCACCATCAGAAGTTAAGGCATACACCTTCGCACAAATTCCACGCATCCATTCCCAATATTCCTCTGGGGGTAGGTTATCATCCCAAGCATTGTAGGCTTTATCCTGATTGAAAGGAGGATCAAGAAAGGAGAGGTCTATTCTTGGTGCGGAATTGCTCCGATCCAAGGCAGTTGTGCAACTCTCATGAAGCACAATAGGGTTTTTTTCGAATGAATTGTCCATGGTGTTTACATGTTCTCGCGGTTAGGATGTGTCTGGATTGGTTTCCTCTGAAGGCTTTCCCCAAGGTTCGTTCTCGAAATCACGAACCGCGGCACCGAGTTCACCCCAGAGATACTCGTCCCATAAATCCTCGGAAATCATTTCCAATTGTCGGTGTCGGATGTAATCGCGGAACTGATCGCTTTCGGGGGTTTGTGCTTCTTCTTTCATAATGCGTGGATTCCTTGCAAAAGATGCGTTTGACGCAAAATCGTTTGATGCGCCTACGAGTCTTAAATCCGAATGAGCTTCCCAACGAGACGACCCGTATGGTTGTCGTTCTCGACGACAACTTTGCCGTTTACCAGAGTATAGTCATAACCCTGCGCTCGCTGCGTCCAACGTCCCGCACCGACAGGTAAGTCATACACAAATTCAGGGACTTCCATGCGGAGATTTTCTGCGTCAATCACATTGACATCGGCGTAATACCCTTGCTTTAATAACCCGCGCTCAGGGATTCCGAAGGCTTCTGCGCCATCAGAAGTCAACCTGCGAATCGTCTCTTCCAAACTGAACACGTGTCGTTCACCGTGCCAAAATGTCAGGGCATGCGTTGAGAGAGAGGCGTCGCAGATGGCGTTTACATGGGCACCTGCATCACCGAGACCGAGGAGCGTGTCGCGGTAACGCACGACTTCCTCAACGTGGGCGAGATTATGATTGTTCGTTGCGAAGGCAAATAACTGTCGTCCGCCAGTTTCTTGGAATAACCGAACGATTGTCTCTATCGGGCGTTCGTTGTTTTCATCGGCAATATTGCGTAACAAGTTCTCCGATTTACGGACATATTCGCACGCTTCCGGTCCGAAACGGTATAACATTTTACCGAGACGTTCATCACTCTCGGCAGGAATATCTAACAGTCCCGCACGTATCTTTTCGTCTTGGATTGCTGTCAATCGGTCGGGATACGGAAGACTGTATAATTCACGCCACGCACTCACGTCGCGAATCGGCATCCAATTGCAAAGTCCAACCATCACCGTGTTAACGCGGGAAGAGACCATTGGACGCGCCTGCGCCCCGGCGGCTCGTTCTTCATCGAGCCACCCCAAATATAGCGTCTGGATCGTCGGGACGGCTTCATGGGTGAACGCGCTGAAAATCACAGGACACCCACTCTGCCGATTCACTTCAGCAATACGGTGGATCTCCTTTCGCGTTTCTGGATACTCGGTTGTCGGATAGTCCTCATATTCCCCAAAACCGGGTGCCCATTGGAAAATCCCTTTGTTATGGCTTCCAACGGCTTGTGCGAGCGCGACAAGCTCATCAAGATGTGCGAATGTGCCGGGAATCGGAATGCCTTCAGAGGTTTTGTGGGTGAGGGTTCGAGAGGTGGAGAATCCCAACGCCCCTGCCGCCATCGCTTCATCAACGGAGGCTTGCATTACCTTCATTTCATCGGGAGTTGGATTTCTGTCTCTTTTTAGGCTTTCTTCCCCCATTGCGTGGTAGCGTGTCGCCGCATGCCCAATCATACCGCAGACATTCACGCCCTTCGCGCACGCATCCAACGCGTCGTAGTACTCACCGAAAGTTTCCCAATTCCAACGCAGACTGGACATGATGCTTTCCGCAGGAATCCCTTCAACACTTTCAAGGACCTTCGCTAAAACCGTGTGGTCGGCTTGTTTAACGGGCGCGAAACTCACACCGCAACTTCCAAGGATCAGTGTGGTGATACCGTGCCAGCATGTCGGTGTGCCAAGAGGGTCCCACATGAACTGGGCATCCATATGTGTATGTGTATCTATAAAGCCGGGTGTGACGAGCCTGCCCGTTGCGTCAATTGTATGGTACGCCGCGTCAGGAAGAGTGCCAATCTCTGTGATCCGTTCACCCTTAATAGCGATGTCGGCTTTGAAACCAGGCTTACCCGTTCCATCGATAACCGTTCCGTTGCGGATAACAAGATCGTACACTTTTTTCTCCTTTTAATAGTTTTCAGGGCGAGTTGCGTAGCAGGCGAACCGATAACTATTTAGACGGTATACTGTTTGAGCGTATCGTCATCTAAATTCTGCAAGACATCTTTCGTGTCAGGTTTTTGTCCTCTGTCGAGTTCCTGTTCAGAGAATCCCTGCTCTGCGAGCACCTCTTCAACGACATAGATAGCGGCTTCGCAGCGAAGCGCAAGCGCGATTGCATCACTGGGACGGCAATCCACCTCGATATTGTCCCCTTTCACGTCCAATGTCACGTGTGCATAGAAAGTCCCCTCTTCGAAAGCGTGTACACACACGGCTGTAACTTTAGCTTCAAGGGTTTCAATCATAGTCTTGAGCAAGTCGTGTGTCATTGGGCGCGGAAGTTGGATTTTCTCTAAATGCATCTGGATAGCCGCTGCCTCGGATTCCCCGATCCATATCAACAGTATCCGATTTGAATCATCCTCTTTTTCCTTCAGGACGACGATTGGCGCGCCTGTGCCACGATCAATTGAGAGGAAGTTGACTTTAACTTCAACTCTTGCTTGTTTCTCTTTTTCCATCTGTTCATCCTTTCGTAATATTGGCTATCAGTTTGCTGGCTATCGGTTCTCGGTTTTCAGTTAAAGAGTGATTTGCTAAAAGAAAACCTCTTAACTGACAACTGATAACCAATATGCTATTCTTCTGAATCCGATTGGGCATTGACTGCCATGTTGGAAGCATAATCGTGAATCGTCTGTGCAATCCTTTCAGTATCTAAACCGCTGAACCCGACAATTTCCTTCAGCAGCGGCACTGCCGCACCGGCGTTCACAATTGAGCTGAGAATCCGGTTCATACCGTTGCTGCCATTTCCATTGCCCCCACCGCCGAGGTCAAGCACGCGGATGCTTTCAATACGCTCGGCTGGTTTCATCAGTTCATTCGTTACTTCAGGTAGGGATTCCACGAGTGCTAATATGGCATCGCTAACGAGAACTTTGGAATCCGCCTGATTTTTCGCCGCAATCGATGCCTCTTCACCATCGGCTTTTGCCTTCGCTTCCACAAGGAATGCTTCTGCGAGAATTCTTTGTGCTTGTGCTTTGACCTCGGCGGCTTCAAGTTCCGCCTTAGCGGATTCCACAACGGCGTAGGCTTCGGCATCAGCAGCGCGTTCTTTGGCGATTCGCTCCTCGTCCGCTTCCTGTTCGGCGCGGATCAGCGCGATTTTACTTTGCCGTTCCGCTTCCTCAACGGCTTCAGCAGTTAAAACACTCGCTTCAGCTTTCGCCTTTTGCGCGCTAACATCTAAAAGTTCTATCAGAGCTGCTTCGCGTTCTTTCTCCTTCATTGAGATCTGAATTGCGTTTGCGGCTTGTGCCTCTTTTTCCTCGCGTTCTTTTTCAATAAGGACGATTCTGCTGGAAATACCCGCCGCTTCAACAGTGCGCTGCTGCTCAATCTTGGCTTTTTCAACGGTGAGTTCTCGTTGGATCTGTGCTTCTTCGATCTGCTGTTCCTGTTCGACGCGTGCGATTTCGACCGCTTGCTTCTGGGAGATCTCCGTTTCTTGGACTTGGCGTTCCTGTTCAATCCTCGCTGTATCGAGCCGCTGCTTCTGGGAGATTTCTGTAGATTTTACCACTTCTTCTTGCTTGATTCGCGCTTCTTCAACAGCTTGTTGCTGTTCAAGTTTATGCGCCTCAATCTCGCGTTCCTGTTCCGCTTTGTTCGTAGCGATTGCTTTGCGCTGCTCTTCCTGCGCGAACTCAAGCCGTTTCGCAACTTCTAAAGCTTGGCTCTCCGTCTCCTCTTCGCGCTGTTTGATTTCCAGTTCGGCTTTGAGTCGGTTCTCTTCGCGTCTCACTTGGTTCTCGTGCTCGATCCGGGCGGTTTCCGTTTGCCTATCCTCGACCTCTTGCTTGATAGTTTGAATTGCGACGACATCAAACCGGTTGTTCTCGTCAAGTGCCTCAAGTGGCGTCTGGTCGAGGTTGGTTACGGCTACGCTTTCCAACTTGAAGCCGTTCTGTTCGAGGTCATCTCGGCATGCCTCCTGAACTTGATCAGAAAACTGTTGGCGTTTTTCGTGTAATTCCTGCAGATCCATCGTTGCGGCGACGCTTCGAAGAACACCGACGAGTTTACCTTCAAGAAGTTTATTAACTTCGGCGGGTGTTAAGGTTTTGTCCCCAAGACTCGCCACTGCTTTGAGTACATCTTGTTCGTTCGGTTCAATTTTGACATAGAATTCTGCTTCCAAATCAACCCGTAGACTGTCTTTCGTAATCAGCGCGGCTTGTCCTGTTCGTTCGACGGGAAGTTGGAGCGTATTCAGGGAAATGAGCTGGCTCGTGTTCGTCAGTGGATTGATAAGGCTGCCACCAAAAACAGCACGCTTTTTACGTCCGCCAGAGATGACTAATGCCGAGTCTGCTGGTGCTTTTTTGTAGAAAGATCGATAGATTAACAGGAAAATGACCAAT is from Candidatus Poribacteria bacterium and encodes:
- a CDS encoding DUF4340 domain-containing protein, whose product is MKTKQLLILGVIFVILAIVVIVTENPFGKSEYEKKIETSAPLFPSFDKEQVVKIEITATGETTMLLKQNGGWVVISMDNYPADSEGVTELLSKVAEFKNTQRVSNNPEKQSEFEVDSTGVEAKLMDVNDKVLAHLFVGKTTPGFLSSYVRPADSNDVYVAQGYLQSVFDKGTRTWKDRTIFNFNKGIVTQLNIISPEETVELRLDAEGAWQMRKPVAAVAKTTEVDALLTTYSELDTDDFAEATDDLAEYGLGTPQSTISAVLNDGTTATLHVGKEEEGKLYVKRDDAETVFRLFKSNVDRLIKKSDTLKAEEPPVGVATE
- a CDS encoding DUF541 domain-containing protein; translation: MKRLKLLYSGLSALIAMTLTGCEPQIIGPLLQSQESGKIHVTGSGSVVGEPDIATLHLGVSVEKKTVAEAREAAAVAMTAVIDALKASGLAENDIQTERFSIYPQYDYTDNGRVLRGYSVNNSVSAKVRELENLSEIIDAAAEAGGDIIVVNSIRFMIEDPTPLQTQARGLAVKNAESKAQTLADASGVTLGKPLTISETSHATSPPIAYAEEAAFADDSARSKTPIEAGELTVTVNITIVYEID
- a CDS encoding site-specific DNA-methyltransferase; its protein translation is MDNSFEKNPIVLHESCTTALDRSNSAPRIDLSFLDPPFNQDKAYNAWDDNLPPEEYWEWMRGICAKVYALTSDGGAIYFMQREKNTEFVLQCLRDTGWTFQNLIIWKKKTSAVPGMKRFGKHYQVIAFATKGKTPRVFHRLRIDPPLPADYKHARENGMFVTDVWDDIRELTSGYFAGDEALRDAAGNRLHKQQTPIQLLLRIILSSTNPGDVVLDPFAGSGTTLVVAEQLGRHSIGIELDSRNVTLIQDRLTEQRKSDDVSRFFKDYTCTPDLEAIWGEHKLNGKFASSDGPTTKQMAFLESD
- a CDS encoding amidohydrolase family protein produces the protein MYDLVIRNGTVIDGTGKPGFKADIAIKGERITEIGTLPDAAYHTIDATGRLVTPGFIDTHTHMDAQFMWDPLGTPTCWHGITTLILGSCGVSFAPVKQADHTVLAKVLESVEGIPAESIMSSLRWNWETFGEYYDALDACAKGVNVCGMIGHAATRYHAMGEESLKRDRNPTPDEMKVMQASVDEAMAAGALGFSTSRTLTHKTSEGIPIPGTFAHLDELVALAQAVGSHNKGIFQWAPGFGEYEDYPTTEYPETRKEIHRIAEVNRQSGCPVIFSAFTHEAVPTIQTLYLGWLDEERAAGAQARPMVSSRVNTVMVGLCNWMPIRDVSAWRELYSLPYPDRLTAIQDEKIRAGLLDIPAESDERLGKMLYRFGPEACEYVRKSENLLRNIADENNERPIETIVRLFQETGGRQLFAFATNNHNLAHVEEVVRYRDTLLGLGDAGAHVNAICDASLSTHALTFWHGERHVFSLEETIRRLTSDGAEAFGIPERGLLKQGYYADVNVIDAENLRMEVPEFVYDLPVGAGRWTQRAQGYDYTLVNGKVVVENDNHTGRLVGKLIRI
- a CDS encoding bifunctional nuclease family protein is translated as MEKEKQARVEVKVNFLSIDRGTGAPIVVLKEKEDDSNRILLIWIGESEAAAIQMHLEKIQLPRPMTHDLLKTMIETLEAKVTAVCVHAFEEGTFYAHVTLDVKGDNIEVDCRPSDAIALALRCEAAIYVVEEVLAEQGFSEQELDRGQKPDTKDVLQNLDDDTLKQYTV